A genomic region of Nostoc sp. UHCC 0702 contains the following coding sequences:
- a CDS encoding hydrogenase maturation protease, whose protein sequence is MLTIIGCGNLNRSDDAVGVIIAQCLQQYLAENPHHDVRVYDCGTAGMEVMFQARGSKQLIIIDASSTNSEPGAIFKVPGKELEALPEPSYNLHDFRWDNALAAGRKIFQDDFPEDVTVYLIEAANLDFGLELSPVVKHSADLVFEEVAAIIRQNV, encoded by the coding sequence ATGCTGACAATTATTGGTTGCGGAAATCTAAACCGCAGTGACGACGCTGTAGGCGTAATTATTGCCCAATGCTTACAACAATATCTAGCTGAAAATCCTCATCATGATGTGCGCGTGTATGACTGTGGTACCGCAGGGATGGAGGTAATGTTTCAAGCTAGAGGTAGTAAACAATTAATAATTATTGATGCCAGTTCAACTAATTCAGAACCAGGTGCTATATTTAAAGTTCCGGGCAAAGAATTAGAAGCTTTGCCGGAACCTAGTTATAACTTGCATGATTTTCGTTGGGATAATGCTTTAGCCGCTGGACGAAAAATATTTCAGGATGACTTTCCCGAAGACGTAACAGTTTATTTAATTGAAGCGGCAAATCTTGATTTCGGACTAGAATTAAGTCCTGTTGTTAAACATTCTGCTGATCTGGTTTTTGAAGAGGTAGCTGCAATCATCAGACAGAATGTTTAA